From Kangiella sp. TOML190, one genomic window encodes:
- the istA gene encoding IS21 family transposase has product MALNADQIRKLLIKTHKSGLSKRQIALSEGYSKNTVFKYSRIANRSGLSLAELLELEDDSLLGIFQQYRGTTQGKRQPDLIYIHKQMGIKGVTLALLYMEYVEIDPKTAYSQSQFNNLYRSYTKVLSPTMRLSHPPGECVYVDHAGRKAYYKDVTTGKDVACEIFVAVLGCSKLIFAYAAHTQNIQDWVLVHKELYDYLGGVLEVEVTDNLKSSVKTPGKEWVLNPVNAELAAHYGYCVIPARVYRPKDKAIVERAVRQIYNWVLAALRHRYFFSLDELNAAIRERIDFLNRMPFKELPGCRLSAFEENEKLLLKPLPRTSFELGSLLAPRLVPKDYHLPVERHYYSVPCAYIQEKVVTKVFERRVEFYFKNRRIASHKRSFKKGLHTTDLNHMPPNHRQYAQQTKDDYLAWADGIGQYCVKLVELKYENLPEYSYVAREYCNRLKGFYKDMKPQSEFEWACQYAVHEGMTGLDNLKNIIRHKRYRLLDKIPEQLCIPLHDNTRDPAYYAKGGLA; this is encoded by the coding sequence ATGGCTCTTAATGCTGATCAAATTAGGAAGCTCTTGATCAAAACCCATAAAAGCGGTCTGTCGAAGCGACAAATTGCGCTATCCGAAGGATACTCTAAAAACACCGTCTTTAAATATTCACGAATAGCTAATCGCTCAGGACTGAGCTTAGCTGAATTATTAGAACTCGAAGACGATAGCTTGCTTGGTATTTTTCAACAATATCGAGGCACTACCCAAGGTAAACGCCAACCCGATTTAATTTATATCCATAAACAGATGGGCATTAAAGGCGTAACTCTTGCGCTTCTATATATGGAGTATGTGGAAATCGATCCAAAGACAGCTTATTCACAATCCCAGTTTAATAACCTTTATCGCAGTTATACTAAGGTGCTAAGTCCTACGATGCGATTGAGTCATCCACCTGGCGAATGCGTGTATGTGGATCATGCTGGACGTAAAGCTTATTACAAAGATGTCACTACGGGTAAGGATGTTGCCTGTGAAATCTTTGTAGCGGTTTTGGGCTGCTCTAAACTGATATTTGCGTATGCCGCTCATACGCAAAATATCCAAGATTGGGTGTTGGTGCATAAAGAACTCTACGATTATCTTGGGGGCGTGTTGGAAGTCGAAGTCACCGATAATCTTAAATCCTCGGTCAAAACACCAGGCAAAGAATGGGTACTCAACCCTGTCAATGCCGAGCTAGCGGCTCACTATGGTTATTGCGTTATTCCCGCTAGAGTTTATCGTCCCAAAGATAAAGCCATTGTCGAGCGAGCGGTACGCCAGATCTATAACTGGGTACTAGCTGCGCTTCGCCACCGTTACTTCTTTTCTTTGGATGAGCTTAATGCTGCGATCCGAGAGCGGATTGATTTTCTTAATCGCATGCCCTTTAAGGAACTGCCAGGTTGTCGCTTATCGGCCTTTGAAGAAAACGAGAAGCTATTGCTTAAGCCTTTGCCAAGAACATCCTTTGAACTGGGCTCGTTATTAGCGCCTCGTTTGGTGCCTAAAGATTATCACTTACCTGTTGAGCGTCATTACTACTCAGTACCTTGTGCCTATATTCAAGAAAAAGTGGTTACGAAAGTCTTTGAGCGGCGAGTAGAGTTCTACTTTAAGAACCGCCGTATTGCCAGCCACAAGCGTAGCTTTAAGAAAGGCTTGCATACAACGGATTTAAACCATATGCCACCGAATCACCGTCAGTATGCGCAGCAAACCAAAGATGATTATTTAGCATGGGCTGATGGTATCGGTCAGTATTGCGTCAAGCTGGTGGAATTGAAGTATGAAAACCTGCCTGAGTATTCTTATGTTGCCCGTGAATATTGCAATCGCCTCAAAGGCTTTTACAAGGACATGAAGCCGCAAAGTGAGTTTGAGTGGGCGTGCCAATACGCGGTACATGAAGGCATGACGGGGCTCGATAATCTGAAAAATATCATCCGTCATAAACGCTACCGCTTGCTGGATAAAATTCCTGAGCAACTGTGCATTCCTTTGCACGACAATACGCGCGATCCCGCTTACTACGCTAAAGGAGGTTTAGCATGA
- the istB gene encoding IS21-like element helper ATPase IstB, translating to MSFQQNHDDLIQLRLPAMAEYYQLDQDNPDISRLSFDERFGLYLSAQISYQYQKRFERNLRVSKIKMTTACVENILYNTERNLQRSVMQPLTLCDWVKRKQNIVFIGATGLGKSYLASALGIEALRKDYRVFYQRLPRLLEMMESARLEGTLSRLRTRISKFHVLILDDWGVAPIEPQGRQDLLEVVEDKTGVGSLIITSQLPIEKWHEYLGEPTIADAIVDRIVHRAHRITLEGESLRKLRKDEPLDD from the coding sequence ATGAGTTTCCAACAAAATCACGATGATTTAATCCAACTGCGCTTGCCCGCTATGGCCGAGTATTACCAGTTAGATCAAGATAACCCCGATATTAGCCGATTAAGTTTTGATGAGCGCTTTGGGCTCTATTTGTCAGCACAAATCAGCTATCAGTATCAGAAGCGCTTTGAGCGTAACTTGCGAGTTTCTAAAATCAAAATGACCACGGCTTGTGTGGAAAATATTTTGTATAACACTGAGCGTAATTTACAGCGCTCGGTTATGCAGCCTTTGACTTTATGCGATTGGGTGAAGCGTAAGCAAAATATTGTTTTTATTGGTGCTACAGGACTTGGTAAAAGTTATCTAGCTTCGGCGCTTGGTATTGAAGCACTGCGTAAAGATTACCGCGTGTTTTATCAGCGATTGCCAAGGCTATTGGAAATGATGGAGTCCGCTCGATTAGAAGGCACCTTATCACGGCTGCGAACCCGAATCTCAAAGTTTCATGTGCTTATCTTAGACGATTGGGGTGTAGCCCCAATTGAGCCACAAGGGCGTCAAGATTTATTGGAAGTGGTGGAAGATAAAACTGGAGTGGGCTCGCTAATTATCACCAGTCAATTACCCATTGAAAAGTGGCATGAGTATTTGGGTGAACCAACCATTGCCGATGCGATTGTCGATCGAATTGTTCATCGCGCACACCGCATTACATTAGAGGGCGAATCTTTGCGTAAACTGCGTAAAGACGAGCCATTAGACGATTAA
- a CDS encoding tyrosine-type recombinase/integrase, with amino-acid sequence MPGPNSLLVLVEDYLADCLSLGQTERTVAAKRTNLKLFMQWSFSCGITQIDQLTLKVTKAYRLSLNDYRKKGTDLPIDVSTKRNRMTALKVFLAYLYQEELIQDDIASGVQLPKVPRRLPKGYLSVTEVTAIFKLTEYRGSRGLRDRAIFETFYATGIRRMELARLELSDIDFDKRLLTVNNGKGGKDRRVPISRRACDIIELYIVQYRAQHCRLESGKSLFLNNAHKPFTERQLSSLVSEYAKRAGITKPGACNLFRHSAATTMHENGADIRHIQEFLGHADISTTQIYTKVALNKLRAVYDETHPSAL; translated from the coding sequence TTGCCAGGGCCTAATTCACTATTGGTTTTGGTCGAGGATTATTTGGCCGACTGCTTATCCCTTGGGCAAACCGAGCGGACGGTAGCGGCCAAAAGAACCAATTTGAAACTCTTCATGCAGTGGTCATTTTCTTGTGGAATTACTCAAATTGACCAGTTGACTTTAAAAGTGACCAAAGCCTATCGGTTATCGCTTAATGATTACCGTAAGAAAGGTACTGATTTACCGATTGATGTGAGCACCAAGCGGAACCGTATGACGGCTTTAAAAGTCTTCTTGGCGTACTTGTATCAAGAAGAGTTGATACAAGACGATATCGCCTCAGGGGTTCAACTGCCTAAAGTTCCTAGACGATTACCTAAAGGCTATTTATCAGTAACGGAAGTTACTGCCATCTTTAAGTTAACGGAATACCGTGGCAGTCGCGGATTGCGAGATAGAGCGATCTTTGAAACCTTTTACGCCACAGGCATACGGCGAATGGAATTGGCACGGTTGGAACTCAGCGACATTGACTTTGATAAGCGACTGCTGACGGTCAATAACGGCAAAGGCGGTAAAGATAGACGAGTCCCCATATCAAGGCGAGCTTGCGATATTATTGAGTTGTATATAGTGCAGTATCGCGCTCAGCACTGTCGCTTAGAATCTGGCAAAAGTTTGTTCTTAAATAATGCCCATAAGCCTTTCACTGAGCGACAGCTCAGTTCCTTAGTGTCTGAATACGCCAAGCGAGCGGGCATTACTAAACCTGGAGCTTGTAACTTGTTTCGCCACAGCGCCGCAACTACCATGCACGAAAATGGTGCTGATATTCGGCACATCCAAGAATTTCTAGGACATGCCGATATTTCGACCACTCAGATTTACACCAAAGTTGCACTCAATAAACTACGTGCCGTTTATGACGAAACGCATCCGTCAGCACTTTAA
- a CDS encoding GNAT family N-acetyltransferase: protein MGGLNPPELLTKAHKVADFDCGQELLNEWLNKRSLKNQKSGASRTFVVCEKDSQKIAGYFSLATGAIERTGAPSSLSRNMPDPIPIMVLGQLAIDKEFQGSGIGRGLLKEALLRTLRASKHVGFRAVFVHALTEDVKRFYLNFGFQEYPKDPMTLYITLPSIEAHLK, encoded by the coding sequence TTGGGAGGCTTAAATCCTCCCGAGCTACTTACAAAAGCTCATAAAGTTGCTGATTTCGATTGTGGCCAAGAATTATTAAATGAATGGCTCAATAAGCGAAGTTTAAAAAATCAAAAAAGTGGCGCTAGTCGCACCTTTGTCGTATGTGAAAAAGATTCTCAGAAAATTGCTGGTTACTTTTCATTAGCCACAGGAGCCATTGAGCGCACTGGCGCTCCTAGTTCATTATCTAGAAATATGCCCGATCCTATTCCGATTATGGTTTTAGGACAGTTAGCCATTGATAAAGAGTTTCAAGGTTCTGGGATCGGTCGTGGCTTGTTAAAAGAAGCTTTGCTTAGAACACTGCGCGCATCCAAGCATGTCGGCTTTCGTGCGGTTTTCGTTCACGCATTGACTGAGGATGTAAAACGCTTTTATCTAAATTTTGGCTTTCAGGAATATCCTAAAGATCCAATGACGTTGTATATCACTCTGCCGAGTATTGAAGCTCACTTAAAATAA
- a CDS encoding RHS repeat-associated core domain-containing protein translates to MKKLMASLVIMSSLFLSAIVHAAVPGQVQNLELDTEFESTFVLIHTDVSFLVPVNARDENGSLTASWDPISEASEYQYRICQGGSCGDWVAVNSNSAQIDFPLSGNYILEVRACNNDGCGASTTSEVIEITGWQSASLPEPAPVAHVEPIPSVNLTELINSDAVGAIAGEFRVNESGQATYNIPIFTPTGRAGVAPQVALSYSSQGGKGILGLGWNLSAGSAISRCRQTAELDGQDLPVSLSLDDRFCLDGQRLILQSGTYGANGSKYRTELASQTRVTALGSAGNGPEYFKVERKDGSVSYYGNSENSRLYANRVNSISGSTVNTSVLPTVLTWAQHEFIDNPYLDHPNKITYHYQKNDNYGEQYLDSISYAPNNSIEFIYSNRPFINSGMGAGGYHKIGKFLEEILVKDSGNDVRKYELAYKQKEVTIYDEIDDGVFGNPVATYNTNDYPLRIVSITESGKNKNNNWVSKTPKVFDWLDSISGYEEADNYTTLNNSYWGYTSGDKIYDGNYQVADVNGDNKQDIVYASKYGSRGVKFNIALSKGTNADVAGGSFHSQSCVVNIGDQYPKRKDFTWSMIDYNADGRSDLYTTDYVSNDNYEIKVFLGQTNGCFSTTSVVSGIFTDDHETAKPVDYTGDGLPDLIAGNDVYIMEREGNNASLPYSWTNKYSLSYINFPSTPGFDAQGHWYSVEYDLNKLNVADFDGDGRADILVTRIVTQHCESEAFPSCTITEPVNKQDYIALSKGNGEFSNSNRVIATYNVKLDDDDNPIRQFMDINGDGLADYLYKNKNDKYWYYLLNTGRNFTGSQKLVALGTDDAPSFTDYNHDGRIDITFSRSRDLHVIAALETGFSSSATNTGIDAGGNLHSSIFVDVNGDGIQEHVRVDMDGTHTLRVDKPKHDNSKHRYVISEIDNGMGNKTSISYQPLTTAGLYTKSTGSAMLNWGAGTGCSGTSKSSMAKCSPVFDMNGPMYVVSQVNSSSPHKASPSSTVGVSYRYGEARMQAKGRGFLGFEWLETKDLQTNIITKTEYRQDYPFIGSPKKTTTTYNGQLLSEAVNQWSFKLIGSGASKIRFPYISESSEASWDLRTLGGTKFNSQTFTKNQYDDYANLTDMTVLTRGSYQSPTSAFPYIDSMTGVSKKVTSNNYQDNVSRWHLGRLTSSQVIHSRVGSTVSITRNSTFEYDPYTGMLVKEIIEPNGDDKEYLKTIHKYDGYGNKTLKRTCSKLVGNCDNSTEVVDGDAYHINRWSQTVYDDQGRYPIKTLNAFGQVTSEILDRNNLGQPTKVESLSGEVVDTVYGAFGAKYFTRSKSGAWSRTTKTKCGGVYSCPSPAVYFVKSWAAGGSLSYTYFDALGREIQKAGRSFNGDFSVTSTEYNQRGLAISATEPVLQEHPYSVPNTTHVTSSEYDVLGRPWRVTNPDGGVTSITFNGLTTTTNNPLGQNKTEVKDASGKTVSVTDNLNGVLSYDYDATGNLLELKFNGVKQSSMTYDTLGRKKTMWDADKGGANNKLWVYDYNALGELVEQTDAKGQKIQTWSDRLGRPIKRLSLTTGGATESHQVWAYDNGVGSGYSKGQLVREHDLTSGYKVEPSYDHLGRLSLSESWIDGQYFFAETVYDQYGRVFQSFDAAGSEFSNAGVRNVYNQFGFLEKVRDARNGVNGKVYKTIVAMDARGNVTHELSGNGVETIRSYFPKTGRLSDIESYKGGNKVQDLEYKWDLLGNLEYRKELDPVSNQLLHESFQYDGLNRLLNANHPNETMVLTYDANGNINSKTGVGSYSYGEAQCGVKAGPHAVTSTSVGNKSYCYDYNGNMVSDSSGSQQTRQMQYSSFDKLTQVTKDGHTTRFSYAPSRSRYKRVDIKGSKTTTSYYVGNVEVIKTSNESFTTYRRNLGGLIIDEKTNGVKTTSYLHTDHLGSTDVITDSTGNIEQEFSFNAFGARRDARDWQTYAQDEWAMALSPADDQAKTSKGFTGHEQMDETGLIHMNGRVYDPTLGRFIQADPHIQAPSDSQSLNRYSYVKNNPLSYTDPTGYFFKKLIKKIKQFATVIVGAILAVYCQVCFASFWASVGTGAALGGFGAAVNGGNILKGALMGAFSAAAFFGVGEFFGHQTVSFGSVVSHGVVGGVMNVLQGGKFGHGFLSAGFTKGFSKQIGTIKTIGGRAIAAAIVGGTASKLGGGKFANGAVAGAFSRLFNDEFQREKVKEVKTAAPGESEEMFIDALGDELDRLTEENQVEYCANICKREGSDGNDYFSAEIMTDNDPLSCGVATNSCADGYSPAKKAIHSHPKRFRITRELRRKYPEHGWSARTRTGSADHNSFSTTDQSFVDQTGYDLYLSGGSDQDNLILRANGN, encoded by the coding sequence ATGAAAAAGCTAATGGCTTCATTGGTCATAATGTCGAGTCTATTTCTGTCTGCTATTGTGCATGCGGCAGTGCCGGGGCAAGTGCAGAACCTAGAGCTTGACACGGAATTTGAAAGTACTTTTGTGCTTATTCATACCGATGTTTCATTTTTAGTGCCCGTTAACGCTCGAGATGAAAATGGTAGCTTAACCGCGAGCTGGGACCCAATATCCGAAGCATCTGAATACCAATATCGGATTTGCCAAGGAGGTAGTTGCGGAGACTGGGTAGCGGTAAATTCAAACAGTGCGCAAATAGACTTTCCTTTAAGCGGAAACTATATTCTTGAAGTTAGAGCTTGTAACAACGATGGTTGCGGTGCAAGCACAACTTCAGAAGTGATAGAAATTACAGGCTGGCAATCGGCAAGTCTTCCAGAACCAGCACCCGTAGCGCATGTAGAGCCAATCCCTTCAGTAAATCTTACGGAGCTCATAAACTCGGATGCAGTTGGTGCAATTGCCGGCGAGTTTAGAGTTAATGAATCTGGTCAAGCGACTTATAATATTCCAATTTTTACGCCTACAGGACGGGCGGGCGTAGCCCCGCAAGTGGCGCTAAGTTATTCCTCGCAGGGTGGCAAGGGAATCTTAGGTTTAGGCTGGAACCTGTCTGCCGGTTCGGCCATAAGTCGCTGTCGACAAACTGCAGAACTCGATGGCCAGGATTTGCCGGTCTCACTAAGCTTGGATGATCGTTTTTGTTTAGATGGTCAAAGGTTGATTCTACAATCAGGTACTTACGGGGCTAATGGCTCAAAGTATCGAACAGAGCTTGCTTCGCAAACTAGGGTTACTGCATTAGGCTCTGCTGGTAATGGCCCCGAATATTTTAAGGTTGAGCGTAAAGATGGCTCGGTTAGCTATTATGGTAATTCTGAAAATTCAAGACTCTATGCAAATAGAGTAAATTCTATTTCGGGTAGCACCGTAAATACGAGTGTTTTACCAACAGTATTAACTTGGGCGCAACATGAATTTATTGATAATCCATACTTAGATCACCCTAATAAGATTACCTATCACTACCAAAAAAATGATAATTACGGTGAACAATACCTCGACTCGATTAGTTACGCGCCAAACAATAGCATTGAGTTTATCTACAGCAACCGCCCTTTTATCAATAGCGGTATGGGTGCAGGTGGTTATCACAAAATTGGTAAATTCCTTGAAGAAATTTTGGTTAAGGACTCGGGAAATGATGTTCGAAAATATGAACTAGCTTATAAGCAAAAAGAAGTAACTATTTATGATGAAATTGATGATGGCGTTTTTGGTAATCCTGTAGCAACTTATAATACTAACGATTACCCTTTGAGAATAGTGTCAATTACCGAGTCAGGTAAAAACAAGAATAATAACTGGGTCAGCAAAACGCCTAAAGTTTTTGATTGGCTGGATAGTATTTCAGGTTATGAAGAAGCAGATAACTACACCACTTTGAACAACAGTTATTGGGGCTATACATCAGGTGATAAGATTTACGATGGTAATTATCAAGTTGCTGATGTTAACGGCGATAATAAACAAGATATTGTATATGCCAGTAAATATGGCTCTAGAGGAGTCAAATTTAATATTGCTCTGTCAAAAGGTACTAACGCTGATGTAGCTGGTGGTAGCTTTCATTCTCAATCGTGTGTTGTCAATATTGGCGATCAGTATCCAAAGCGCAAAGACTTTACCTGGTCGATGATAGATTATAATGCTGATGGTAGAAGTGATTTATATACGACTGATTATGTAAGTAATGATAATTACGAAATCAAAGTTTTCTTGGGCCAAACCAATGGTTGTTTTTCAACCACCTCGGTTGTTAGCGGAATTTTTACCGATGACCATGAAACTGCAAAGCCCGTTGACTATACCGGTGACGGTCTTCCCGATCTAATAGCTGGAAATGATGTCTATATTATGGAAAGAGAAGGTAATAATGCTTCGTTACCTTACAGTTGGACTAACAAATATTCGCTTAGTTATATTAACTTCCCCAGTACACCAGGATTCGATGCTCAAGGTCACTGGTACAGCGTAGAATATGATTTAAACAAGCTAAATGTAGCTGATTTTGATGGCGATGGTAGGGCGGATATATTAGTCACTCGGATAGTAACCCAACATTGTGAAAGCGAAGCATTTCCATCCTGCACTATAACTGAACCAGTCAACAAGCAAGACTATATCGCCTTATCTAAAGGTAATGGGGAGTTTTCTAACTCCAACCGAGTCATCGCAACTTATAATGTTAAGTTGGATGATGATGACAACCCTATTCGCCAGTTTATGGATATTAATGGGGACGGGTTAGCTGACTATCTTTATAAAAATAAAAACGATAAATATTGGTACTACCTGTTAAATACTGGCCGAAACTTTACAGGAAGCCAGAAATTAGTAGCTTTAGGTACAGATGATGCGCCAAGCTTTACTGATTATAATCATGATGGACGAATAGATATCACTTTCTCCAGAAGCCGCGACTTACATGTAATTGCTGCACTTGAAACGGGCTTTTCCAGCTCCGCGACTAATACAGGTATCGACGCAGGTGGTAACCTCCATAGTTCCATTTTTGTCGACGTTAATGGAGATGGCATTCAAGAACATGTGCGAGTGGATATGGATGGCACTCATACTTTGAGAGTTGACAAACCTAAGCACGACAATAGTAAACATCGCTATGTTATCAGTGAAATAGATAATGGCATGGGTAATAAAACTAGCATTAGCTACCAACCGTTAACGACCGCAGGGCTTTATACTAAAAGTACGGGCTCTGCTATGTTGAATTGGGGGGCTGGTACTGGCTGTTCTGGTACGAGTAAGTCTAGTATGGCTAAATGCTCCCCAGTTTTTGATATGAACGGCCCCATGTATGTGGTATCACAAGTTAACAGTTCATCACCACATAAAGCCTCGCCCAGTAGCACAGTCGGAGTGTCCTATCGCTACGGCGAAGCTCGAATGCAAGCCAAAGGTCGCGGCTTCTTGGGCTTCGAGTGGTTAGAGACTAAAGATTTACAAACCAATATCATTACCAAGACGGAATACCGTCAAGACTATCCCTTTATTGGCAGCCCGAAAAAGACCACCACTACTTATAATGGGCAGCTATTAAGCGAAGCGGTAAATCAGTGGAGCTTTAAACTTATAGGCTCAGGGGCGAGCAAGATTCGCTTCCCTTACATCAGTGAAAGTTCAGAAGCTTCTTGGGATCTAAGAACCCTTGGTGGTACAAAATTCAACTCGCAGACTTTTACCAAAAATCAGTATGACGATTACGCTAATCTAACTGATATGACTGTGTTGACGAGGGGGAGCTATCAGTCACCAACCAGTGCTTTTCCGTATATTGACTCAATGACAGGGGTATCGAAAAAAGTAACTAGTAACAACTATCAAGACAATGTGTCTAGGTGGCATCTCGGGCGCTTAACCAGCTCGCAGGTTATTCATTCACGAGTCGGAAGCACTGTATCAATAACCCGTAACTCTACTTTTGAGTATGATCCTTATACAGGCATGCTAGTAAAGGAGATTATTGAGCCCAATGGCGATGACAAAGAATACTTAAAAACCATCCATAAATACGATGGCTATGGCAATAAAACCTTAAAACGTACCTGCTCTAAGTTAGTAGGCAATTGTGATAATTCCACTGAGGTTGTTGATGGTGATGCTTATCATATCAATCGCTGGTCACAAACGGTCTATGATGACCAAGGCCGCTATCCCATCAAAACCTTAAACGCTTTTGGTCAGGTCACTTCCGAAATTTTGGATCGTAATAACTTAGGACAGCCGACTAAAGTTGAATCTTTATCGGGCGAGGTGGTCGATACTGTCTATGGAGCTTTTGGTGCGAAATACTTTACTCGATCAAAATCAGGCGCTTGGAGTCGCACTACTAAAACCAAATGTGGTGGAGTCTATTCTTGCCCTTCGCCTGCGGTCTATTTTGTAAAATCGTGGGCGGCAGGCGGGAGCTTGAGTTACACCTACTTTGATGCGCTGGGGCGCGAGATACAAAAAGCGGGGCGCAGTTTTAATGGTGATTTCAGCGTTACCTCGACGGAATATAACCAGCGCGGCCTAGCCATTTCAGCGACAGAGCCAGTATTACAAGAGCATCCTTATTCGGTGCCCAATACAACTCATGTCACGAGCTCTGAGTACGATGTTTTAGGTCGCCCGTGGCGAGTTACTAACCCCGATGGTGGCGTGACTAGCATAACCTTTAATGGCCTAACCACAACCACCAACAATCCTTTAGGTCAGAATAAAACTGAGGTTAAAGACGCTTCCGGCAAAACCGTTTCCGTCACGGATAATTTAAACGGCGTATTAAGCTACGACTACGATGCTACCGGTAACTTGTTGGAATTAAAATTTAACGGGGTCAAGCAGTCAAGCATGACCTACGACACCTTGGGTCGCAAGAAAACCATGTGGGATGCCGATAAAGGCGGCGCTAATAATAAACTTTGGGTGTATGACTATAACGCTTTAGGTGAGTTAGTCGAGCAAACCGATGCTAAAGGCCAAAAAATTCAAACCTGGAGTGATCGTCTTGGTCGTCCTATAAAACGTTTAAGTCTAACCACGGGCGGCGCTACTGAATCCCATCAGGTTTGGGCCTACGACAACGGAGTAGGCTCTGGCTACTCCAAAGGCCAGTTGGTTCGTGAGCATGACTTGACCTCTGGCTATAAAGTAGAACCAAGTTATGATCACCTAGGGCGGCTTTCGCTGTCTGAAAGCTGGATTGACGGTCAATATTTCTTTGCGGAAACGGTCTATGACCAATATGGTCGCGTATTCCAATCCTTTGATGCCGCTGGTTCCGAGTTCAGCAATGCAGGGGTGCGTAACGTCTATAATCAATTTGGTTTCCTAGAAAAGGTCCGAGACGCACGTAATGGAGTGAACGGCAAAGTCTACAAAACCATTGTGGCGATGGACGCTCGCGGTAACGTTACCCATGAGCTTAGTGGTAATGGCGTCGAAACGATTCGCAGTTATTTCCCAAAAACAGGACGTTTAAGCGACATTGAAAGCTACAAGGGTGGAAATAAAGTTCAAGATCTAGAATACAAATGGGATCTGTTAGGCAATTTAGAATACCGTAAAGAGCTCGATCCCGTATCAAACCAACTGCTGCATGAAAGCTTCCAATACGACGGCCTAAATCGCTTATTAAACGCTAACCATCCCAATGAAACCATGGTCTTGACTTATGATGCTAATGGTAACATTAACTCCAAAACTGGCGTTGGTTCCTATAGTTATGGTGAAGCCCAGTGTGGCGTGAAAGCCGGTCCGCATGCCGTAACCAGCACCAGCGTGGGCAATAAATCTTACTGTTATGACTATAACGGTAATATGGTTAGCGACAGCTCTGGCTCGCAACAAACGCGCCAGATGCAATACAGCAGCTTCGATAAACTGACCCAAGTGACTAAAGACGGCCATACCACGCGCTTTAGCTACGCGCCTTCGCGTAGCCGCTATAAGCGAGTGGATATTAAAGGTTCGAAAACCACCACCAGTTATTATGTGGGTAATGTGGAGGTGATAAAAACGTCTAACGAAAGCTTTACGACCTATCGTCGAAACCTAGGTGGCCTAATCATTGACGAAAAAACCAATGGCGTAAAAACCACCAGCTATCTGCATACCGATCACTTAGGCTCAACTGACGTAATAACCGATAGCACTGGTAATATCGAACAAGAGTTTAGCTTTAACGCCTTTGGCGCGCGGCGTGATGCGCGCGATTGGCAAACTTATGCCCAAGATGAGTGGGCAATGGCGCTCAGCCCCGCGGACGATCAGGCTAAAACCAGCAAAGGTTTCACCGGCCATGAACAAATGGACGAAACAGGCCTAATTCATATGAATGGTCGGGTTTATGATCCGACACTGGGCAGGTTTATTCAGGCCGATCCGCATATTCAAGCGCCATCAGACTCTCAAAGTTTGAATCGCTATAGTTATGTAAAGAATAATCCGCTGAGTTATACCGATCCTACGGGGTATTTCTTTAAGAAGTTAATTAAAAAGATTAAGCAGTTTGCTACTGTTATTGTAGGTGCAATTTTAGCAGTTTATTGTCAAGTTTGTTTTGCATCATTCTGGGCATCAGTCGGTACTGGAGCTGCATTAGGTGGTTTTGGAGCCGCTGTGAATGGTGGTAACATACTGAAAGGAGCGCTTATGGGAGCCTTTAGTGCTGCCGCATTCTTTGGGGTCGGAGAGTTTTTTGGACATCAAACAGTTTCATTTGGGAGTGTTGTTTCTCACGGTGTTGTTGGAGGTGTCATGAATGTACTACAAGGTGGAAAGTTTGGTCACGGATTCTTATCGGCTGGTTTTACTAAGGGATTCTCAAAGCAAATAGGAACTATTAAAACAATAGGCGGACGTGCTATTGCGGCTGCTATAGTTGGCGGTACGGCTTCAAAGTTGGGCGGTGGAAAATTTGCTAATGGAGCTGTTGCAGGCGCATTTAGTAGACTTTTCAACGATGAATTCCAAAGAGAAAAAGTTAAAGAGGTTAAAACAGCGGCGCCTGGCGAGTCAGAAGAGATGTTTATAGATGCTCTTGGTGATGAGTTAGATAGATTAACTGAAGAAAACCAAGTTGAATACTGCGCTAATATTTGTAAAAGAGAAGGTAGTGATGGAAATGATTATTTTTCAGCAGAAATCATGACAGACAACGATCCTCTATCATGTGGAGTGGCTACAAATTCATGTGCTGATGGTTATTCACCAGCTAAAAAGGCAATTCATAGTCATCCAAAACGTTTTCGTATCACTAGAGAGCTAAGAAGAAAATACCCTGAACATGGGTGGTCTGCTAGAACTAGAACGGGCTCTGCTGATCACAATAGCTTTTCAACAACAGACCAAAGTTTTGTTGACCAAACGGGATATGATTTGTACTTAAGTGGGGGCTCTGATCAAGATAACTTGATACTTAGAGCTAACGGAAATTAA